The Medicago truncatula cultivar Jemalong A17 chromosome 4, MtrunA17r5.0-ANR, whole genome shotgun sequence genome includes a region encoding these proteins:
- the LOC25494193 gene encoding alpha/beta hydrolase domain-containing protein WAV2 isoform X2, whose translation MVSYMNILLYGVGGLVVAGMALLVAFQEKLVYVPVLPGLTKSYAITPSRLRLTYEDIWLSSSDGVRLHAWFIKLFPDTRGPTILFFQENAGNIAHRLEMVRIMLQQLQCNVFMLSYRGYGASEGSPSQKGITKDAQAALDHLSQRSDIDTSRIVVFGRSLGGAVGAVLTRNNPEKVAGLILENTFTSILDMAGVLLPFLKWFIGGSGTKGPKLLNCVVRSPWSTIDVVGEIKQPILFLSGLQDEMVPASHMQMLYAKAAARNNRCLFVEFPTGMHMDTWLAGGDQYWRTIQQFLEQHAPERNDAGAR comes from the exons ATGGTTTCGTACATGAACATTCTACTCTACGGCGTCGGAGGCTTAGTCGTCGCCGGCATGGCATTGCTCGTCGCGTTTCAGGAGAAGCTTGTTTACGTTCCGGTCTTACCAGGTCTCACCAAATCCTACGCTATCACTCCTTCTCGTCTCAGACTCACCTATGAAGATATCTGGCTTTCTTCTTCTGATGGTGTTCGTCTTCATGCTTGGTTCATCAAGCTTTTTCCTGATACCAGAG GTCCAACCATTTTGTTTTTCCAAGAAAATGCTGGAA ATATTGCCCATCGCCTAGAAATGGTTCGTATAATGTTGCAGCAGTTACAATGCAATGTTTTCATGCTTTCTTACAGAGG TTACGGAGCAAGTGAGGGCTCTCCTTCTCAGAAGGGAATTACTAAGGATGCTCAG GCTGCATTGGATCATCTTTCGCAGAGGTCTGATATTGATACATCTAGAATAGTTGTATTTGGACGGTCACTTGGGGGTGCAGTTGGAGCTGTACTAACAAGAAATAACCCTGAAAAG GTTGCTGGACTGATACTTGAAAACACTTTTACGTCTATATTGGATATGGCTGGAGTTTTGTTACCCTTTTTGAAGTGGTTTATTGGAGGTAGCGGTACAAAAGGTCCTAAGCTACTCAATTGTGTTGTACGTTCTCCATGGAGTACTATTGATGTTGTTGGAGAG ATTAAGCAGCCTATCCTTTTTCTTTCTGGATTGCAAGATGAGATGGTCCCCGCATCACATATGCAAATGCTATATGCTAAGGCAGCTGCTCGTAATAATCGGTGTCTCTTTGTTGAGTTTCCCACTGGCATGCATATGGATACTTGGCTAGCTGGTGGTGATCAGTACTGGAGAACAATTCAACAGTTTCTTGAACAACATGCTCCAGAGAGAAAtg ATGCTGGTGCAAGGTGA
- the LOC25494194 gene encoding protein PLASTID MOVEMENT IMPAIRED 1-RELATED 1 produces the protein MLRKVKGDGEEYLLKDVEIIRKNLYLEKSFSVNSTSSSKSKNYDPKPEKEGNNLKKDKKSKWNWKKPLRALSLSKNKKFKFCFSLQVHLIEGLPLSFNDSTLCVHWKLRDEHLVTPPAKVIQGVAKFQDILNCTCSIVGTKSGSHNSAKYEAKHFSLYASVLGVPELDLGNHRLDITRLLPLSLDDLEEEKNSGKWSTIFRLSGKAKGAVMNVSFGYMVVGDNNTFAPNVLTSRQNCLALSETDVNPCQYSSRVIDEVKDLHEVLTSTKSAVPSSTDVLNKKSDDENTCSPPHKKDELVLKESLEPIKFDVFQENLETVEPNVFFTPVSVKENYDECECVEFAAVDQGVEFSSNEHVKLEESIVEANVDSSKESIAVHEVSNNKDDLYTKELLLQEIESVLNSVSELEILAMESPIIMEVASESMFRKSQSMDDFTESVTSEFLSVLGLDDSPIGFSSESEPESPRERLLRQFEKEMDSEGFSLFDTDTCYVGEEEEDCDYGASFGPEQWKFSTGIKPPSLSHDLQEGLEFEDEDVKSKPKGHILEDSETEALMHEWGLNEEAFQYSPTKGFVGFGSPIHELPEEPPRLPPLAEGFGPFIQTKDGGFLRSMNPSLFMNAKSGGNLIMQVSNPVVMPADMGSGLMETLQYLASVGVEKLTMQANKFMPLEDITGKTMHQILWEAMPSLEGKNRQCHLQHDLVTRKGSTCVQRGLKGSSSELKSDEFTSSSIGNQGGSSFCSLEDLAPLAMDKIEALSVEGLKIQSGMSEEDVPSDIIGQSFRDLSGLQAKGVNIGGSLGLDGAAALPLLDIKDSSDEVDEIMGLSLTLDDWMRLDSGEIDDIDDISEHTCKLLAAHHANSFDVIRESSKGRKKQGKSHGRKCGLLGNNFTVALMVQLRDPLRNYEPVGTRMLSLIQVERVLVPPKQKICSNVSQVGNNSDEDDECEIQEKVEMKDNKEERSGKESDIAQFRITEVHVAGLKIKSHKKKLWGASSKQQSGSRWLIANGMSKSNTNPLMKSKVASKFGEVTTTKVQPRDTLWSMSSRIYGTVTKWKELGALNPHIRNPDIIIPNETIRIR, from the exons ATGTTGCGCAAAGTTAAAGGTGATGGTGAAGAATATTTGTTAAAAGATGTtgaaattataagaaaaaatctaTACCTGGAAAAAAGCTTTTCTGTGaattcaacatcatcatcaaaatccaaGAACTATGATCCAAAACCTGAAAAAGAaggtaataatttgaaaaaggataaaaaatccAAATGGAATTGGAAGAAGCCATTGAGGGCACTTTCCCTTTCAAAGAATaagaaattcaaattttgtttttctcttcaaGTTCATCTCATTGAAGGGTTACCTTTGAGTTTCAATGATTCTACCCTTTGTGTACATTGGAAACTGCGTGATGAACATTTGGTTACCCCTCCGGCCAAAGTGATTCAAGGGGTTGCTAAGTTTCAAGATATTTTGAATTGTACTTGTTCAATTGTTGGAACTAAAAGTGGATCACATAATTCTGCAAAGTATGAGGCTAAGCATTTTTCGCTTTATGCTTCTGTGCTTGGTGTTCCTGAACTTGATTTAGGGAATCACCGTTTGGATATTACACGGTTGCTTCCGCTTTCGTTGGATGATCTTGAAGAGGAGAAGAATTCGGGGAAATGGAGTACGATTTTTAGATTATCAGGAAAGGCTAAAGGGGCTGTAATGAATGTGAGTTTTGGGTATATGGTGGTTGGTGATAACAATACTTTTGCGCCTAATGTGTTGACTTCAAGGCAAAATTGTTTGGCATTGAGTGAAACGGATGTAAATCCGTGTCAGTATTCATCTCGGGTTATAGATGAGGTGAAGGATCTTCATGAGGTACTGACATCAACAAAATCTGCAGTGCCTAGTTCAACAGATGTGTTGAATAAGAAATCTGATGATGAAAACACATGTAGTCCCCCACACAAGAAAGATGAACTTGTGCTAAAAGAGAGTCTGGAGCCGATCAAATTTGATGTATTTCAAGAAAACTTGGAGACAGTTGAgccaaatgttttttttacaccCGTGTCTGTAAAAGAGAATTATGatgaatgtgaatgtgttgaatTTGCTGCTGTTGATCAGGGTGTTGAATTTTCATCAAATGAACATGTTAAACTGGAGGAATCCATTGTAGAAGCTAATGTTGACAGTTCTAAGGAAAGCATTGCGGTACATGAAGTTTCTAACAATAAGGATGATTTATATACCAAAGAGCTTCTCCTGCAAGAAATAGAATCAGTTTTAAATAGTGTCTCAGAGTTGGAGATACTGGCAATGGAATCTCCTATAATTATGGAAGTCGCATCTGAAAGTATGTTTAGAAAGTCACAAAGCATGGATGATTTCACCGAATCAGTTACCAGTGAATTCTTGAGTGTGCTAGGTTTAGACGATAGTCCAATAGGCTTTAGTTCTGAAAGTGAGCCTGAGTCTCCGAGAGAGCGCCTTTTAAGACAATTTGAGAAGGAAATGGATTCTGAGGGCTTCTCTTTATTTGATACTGACACATGTTATgttggtgaagaagaagaagattgtGATTATGGTGCTTCTTTTGGACCTGAGCAGTGGAAGTTCTCTACAGGTATTAAGCCACCATCGTTGTCGCATGATCTGCAGGAAGGGCTTGAATTTGAGGATGAGGATGTGAAGAGCAAACCAAAGGGTCATATACTAGAAGACTCGGAAACAGAAGCCTTAATGCACGAATGGGGTTTGAATGAGGAGGCTTTTCAGTATTCTCCAACAAAAGGCTTTGTTGGTTTTGGAAGTCCAATACATGAACTACCTGAAGAGCCTCCTAGATTACCTCCTCTGGCAGAAGGGTTTGGTCCtttcatccaaacaaaagatGGGGGATTTCTAAGGTCTATGAATCCCTCACTTTTTATGAATGCTAAAAGTGGTGGAAACTTAATCATGCAGGTTTCCAACCCCGTTGTTATGCCTGCAGATATGGGTTCAGGGTTAATGGAGACTTTGCAATATTTGGCATCAGTCGGAGTTGAAAAGCTTACAATGCAGGCAAACAAGTTTATGCCTCTGGAAGATATCACAGGGAAGACAATGCATCAAATATTATGGGAAGCTATGCCAAGCTTAGAGGGAAAAAACAG GCAATGCCATTTGCAGCATGATTTGGTGACACGGAAAGGCTCTACTTGCGTGCAAAGGGGCTTGAAAGGATCATCATCCGAACTGAAGTCTGATGAATTTACTTCAAGTTCAATTGGCAACCAGGGAGGTTCGAGTTTTTGTTCATTGGAAGATCTTGCTCCTTTGGCTATGGATAAAATTGAAGCACTTTCAGTGGAGGGTTTAAAAATTCAATCTGGGATGTCGGAGGAAGATGTGCCGTCAGACATCATTGGACAATCCTTCAGAGATCTTTCTGGTCTCCAAGCCAAGGGGGTTAACATTGGAGGTTCTCTTGGCCTAGATGGAGCTGCTGCTCTGCCGTTGTTGGATATCAAAGATAGTAGCGATGAAGTTGATGAGATAATGGGATTATCATTAACTCTTGATGATTGGATGAGACTGGATTCAGGTGAAATTGATGATATAGATGATATCAGTGAGCATACTTGCAAACTTCTTGCTGCCCATCATGCCAACTCTTTCGACGTAATCCGTGAGAGTTCAAAGGGAAGGAAGAAACAAGGTAAAAGTCATGGCAGGAAATGTGGTTTGCTGGGAAATAATTTCACAGTGGCGTTAATGGTGCAACTTCGTGATCCTCTGAGAAATTATGAGCCTGTTGGAACACGAATGCTATCTCTTATACAAGTCGAGAGAGTGTTAGTCCCGCCAAAGCAAAAGATTTGCTCGAATGTATCTCAGGTAGGGAACAATAGTGATGAGGATGATGAGTGTGAAATACAAGAAAAGGTAGAGATGAAAGACAACAAAGAGGAGAGAAGTGGTAAAGAAAGTGACATTGCTCAATTCAGAATTACAGAAGTTCATGTTGCAGGTCTTAAGATTAAGTCACACAAAAAGAAGCTTTGGGGTGCATCAAGTAAGCAACAGTCTGGTTCTCGTTGGTTGATTGCTAATGGAATGAGCAAGAGCAATACGAATCCATTGATGAAGTCTAAGGTTGCTTCTAAATTTGGTGAAGTCACCACCACAAAGGTACAACCTAGAGATACATTGTGGAGCATGTCATCTCGTATTTATGGCACTGTTACAAAATGGAAGGAATTGGGAGCACTAAATCCTCATATAAGAAATCCCGATATCATTATACCAAATGAAACTATAAGAATACGTTGA
- the LOC25494190 gene encoding protein BIG GRAIN 1-like B translates to MHTRERSYPQRRRTPSFSSILLDTIDHSIDQSKTDFVDDVNNQPCLYNQPIKHVKFNEKCVNSKQRMNLRQAVMIEDWMEKNSSSSSSECSSGGIFSSSDTDSSYNRQRSRTKYNPPQKHMNPIHHSNSEKQQKKKQQVWEDGFTRTKLRALKIYGELNQKVKQPISPGSRIATFLSSIFNSHNVKKAKMCYVGAVEDVSFDHKSKSPCFSSSVSSYSRRSCMSKTTSKSNNGVKRSVRFYPVSVILGEDSEQQHQPSTIRKITRNSSVNELKNINKVVMAKERFYDNGEDDDEDEDDDALSCSSSDLFELDHLVGGGRYQEELPVYETTNLEINKAIANGLCVNL, encoded by the coding sequence ATGCATACTAGAGAGAGATCTTATCCACAAAGGAGAAGAACTCCTTCTTTCTCCTCCATTCTTCTTGACACCATTGATCATTCTATCGACCAATCCAAAAccgattttgttgatgatgtaaACAACCAACCATGTCTCTACAATCAACCCataaaacatgtcaaattcaatgaaaaatgtgTCAATTCCAAGCAGAGGATGAATCTTCGTCAAGCTGTGATGATAGAAGATTGGATGGAGAAAAACTCGAGTTCAAGCTCCTCAGAATGTAGCTCTGGTGGAATATTTTCATCCTCAGACACAGATTCATCTTACAACAGACAAAGATCAAGAACCAAATACAATCCACCCCAGAAACATATGAATCCAATTCATCATAGCAATTCAGAGAAACAACAGAAGAAGAAGCAACAAGTTTGGGAAGATGGTTTTACAAGAACAAAGTTGAGAGCTTTGAAAATCTATGGTGAATTGAATCAAAAAGTGAAACAACCCATTTCACCTGGTAGTAGAATAGCTACATTTCTTAGCTCCATTTTCAATTCTCACAATGTGAAGAAAGCTAAAATGTGTTACGTTGGTGCTGTTGAAGATGTTAGTTTTGATCACAAATCAAAATCACCTTGTTTTTCTTCCTCAGTTTCTTCATATTCTAGAAGGTCTTGCATGAGTAAAACAACTTCAAAGTCCAACAATGGTGTTAAAAGATCGGTTAGATTCTATCCTGTTAGCGTAATCCTAGGTGAGGATTCtgaacaacaacatcaacctaGTACTATTCGAAAGATTACGAGAAATTCTTCGGTTAATGAGCTGAAGAATATTAACAAGGTTGTTATGGCTAAAGAAAGATTTTATGATAACGGTGAAGATgacgatgaagatgaagatgatgatgcttTGAGTTGTTCGAGTTCGGATTTGTTTGAGCTTGATCATCTTGTTGGAGGTGGAAGGTATCAAGAAGAGCTTCCAGTTTATGAAACTACCAATTTAGAAATCAATAAGGCCATTGCTAATGGTTTGTGTGTTAATTTGTAG
- the LOC25494195 gene encoding glycerophosphocholine acyltransferase 1, with protein sequence MNMIMQKPSSAMKELISKQVVQTKQMISKQAVKIVKRAEEHEKLIAKVTHLVGVLGYGSFCFLLGARPQDIPYVYCLFYVFFVPLRWIYYKFKKWHYYLLDFCYYANTIFLVDLLFYPRNEKLFMVCFSFAEGPLAWALIVWRCSLVFSSFDKIVGVLLHLLPGIVIFTIRWWNPATFEAMHPEGSLQRVTWPYVEDKSYLWTWLFLVPLVAYILWQVLYFLIVNVLRRQRLLRDPEVMTSYRELSKKAKKANNIWWRLSGLFGDQNRMLMYIFLQGIFTIATMALAVPIFLSYELHVIFQILKVSASVWNGGSFLLEQKYTAGSIQFCKVK encoded by the exons ATGAATATGATAATGCAGAAGCCTAGTTCAGCAATGAAGGAATTGATTTCCAAACAAGTTGTGCAAACCAAGCAAATGATTTCCAAACAAGCCGTTAAAATCGTGAAACGAGCAGAAGAACACGAAAAGCTCATCGCCAAG GTCACTCATCTTGTGGGGGTTCTTGGTTATGGTAGCTTCTGCTTTCTCTTGGGAGCAA GACCCCAAGACATTCCCTATGTGTATTGTTTGTTCTACGTCTTCTTTGTTCCTCTTCGTTGGATTTACTATAAGTTCAAGAAATGGCATTACTACTTACTG GATTTTTGCTACTATGCAAATACAATTTTCTTGGTTGATCTTCTTTTCTATCCGAGGAACGAAAAGCTTTTCATGGTTTGCTTTTCTTTTGCCGAGGGGCCATTAGCTTGGGCGTTGATTGTATGGCGATGTAGCTTGGTTTTTAGttcttttgataaaattgtCGGTGTTCTTCTCCATCTCTTGCCTG GAATTGTTATCTTTACCATTAGATGGTGGAATCCTGCTACTTTTGAAGCTATGCATCCAGAGGGATCTCTTCAAAGAGTTACATGGCCTTATGTTGAAGATAAATCCTATCTTTGGACATGGCTGTTTCTGGTTCCCTTAGTAGCTTACATTCTGTGGCAGGTTCTATACTTCCTCATTGTCAATGTCTTACGCCGACAAAGGCTTTTAAGAGATCCTGAAGTCATGACATCCTACAG GGAACTCTCAAAAAAAGCTAAGAAAGCAAACAATATATGGTGGCGCCTAAGTGGGCTATTTGGGGATCAAAATCGCATGCTAATGTACATTTTTCTACAAGGCATATTTACCATTGCAACCATGGCACTGGCTGTCCCCATATTCCTGTCATATGAATTGCATGTAATCTTCCAAATACTTAAGGTTTCTGCTTCAGTATGGAACGGTGGAAGTTTCCTGTTGGAACAAAAATATACAGCAGGAAGTATACAGTTTTGCAAGGTCAAGTAA
- the LOC25494193 gene encoding alpha/beta hydrolase domain-containing protein WAV2 isoform X1 has protein sequence MVSYMNILLYGVGGLVVAGMALLVAFQEKLVYVPVLPGLTKSYAITPSRLRLTYEDIWLSSSDGVRLHAWFIKLFPDTRGPTILFFQENAGNIAHRLEMVRIMLQQLQCNVFMLSYRGYGASEGSPSQKGITKDAQAALDHLSQRSDIDTSRIVVFGRSLGGAVGAVLTRNNPEKVAGLILENTFTSILDMAGVLLPFLKWFIGGSGTKGPKLLNCVVRSPWSTIDVVGEIKQPILFLSGLQDEMVPASHMQMLYAKAAARNNRCLFVEFPTGMHMDTWLAGGDQYWRTIQQFLEQHAPERNVAARKSPL, from the exons ATGGTTTCGTACATGAACATTCTACTCTACGGCGTCGGAGGCTTAGTCGTCGCCGGCATGGCATTGCTCGTCGCGTTTCAGGAGAAGCTTGTTTACGTTCCGGTCTTACCAGGTCTCACCAAATCCTACGCTATCACTCCTTCTCGTCTCAGACTCACCTATGAAGATATCTGGCTTTCTTCTTCTGATGGTGTTCGTCTTCATGCTTGGTTCATCAAGCTTTTTCCTGATACCAGAG GTCCAACCATTTTGTTTTTCCAAGAAAATGCTGGAA ATATTGCCCATCGCCTAGAAATGGTTCGTATAATGTTGCAGCAGTTACAATGCAATGTTTTCATGCTTTCTTACAGAGG TTACGGAGCAAGTGAGGGCTCTCCTTCTCAGAAGGGAATTACTAAGGATGCTCAG GCTGCATTGGATCATCTTTCGCAGAGGTCTGATATTGATACATCTAGAATAGTTGTATTTGGACGGTCACTTGGGGGTGCAGTTGGAGCTGTACTAACAAGAAATAACCCTGAAAAG GTTGCTGGACTGATACTTGAAAACACTTTTACGTCTATATTGGATATGGCTGGAGTTTTGTTACCCTTTTTGAAGTGGTTTATTGGAGGTAGCGGTACAAAAGGTCCTAAGCTACTCAATTGTGTTGTACGTTCTCCATGGAGTACTATTGATGTTGTTGGAGAG ATTAAGCAGCCTATCCTTTTTCTTTCTGGATTGCAAGATGAGATGGTCCCCGCATCACATATGCAAATGCTATATGCTAAGGCAGCTGCTCGTAATAATCGGTGTCTCTTTGTTGAGTTTCCCACTGGCATGCATATGGATACTTGGCTAGCTGGTGGTGATCAGTACTGGAGAACAATTCAACAGTTTCTTGAACAACATGCTCCAGAGAGAAAtg TTGCAGCCCGTAAGAGCCCTCTGTGA